Proteins found in one Triticum aestivum cultivar Chinese Spring chromosome 4D, IWGSC CS RefSeq v2.1, whole genome shotgun sequence genomic segment:
- the LOC123099482 gene encoding mitogen-activated protein kinase kinase 9-like encodes MALIREKRLPQLHLSLPVPPRAAPQELGVLGRRPNPAVPPAPTATKASTPSALSSQFRLADFEKLAVLGRGNGGTVYKVRHRETHALYALKVQHYGDPAAAAEADVLSRTASPFVVRCHSVLPAAASGDVALLLELVDGGSLDSVRTSRGAFAEAALAEVAAQALSGLAYLHARRIVHLDVKPGNLLVSTAGEVKVADFGIAKVLARAGDHCASYAGTSAYMSPERFDPEAHGGHYDPCAADVWSLGVTLLELFMGRYPLLPAGQRPSWAALMCAVCFGDPPVLPEGASSPELRGFVAACLRKDYRNRASVAELLAHPFVAGRDVAASRCALRKLVADASSPSSDCRHT; translated from the coding sequence ATGGCTCTGATACGGGAGAAGAGGCTTCCACAGCTGCACCTCTCGCTGCCCgtcccgccccgcgccgccccgcaggAGCTCGGCGTCCTCGGCCGGCGCCCAAACCCCGCGGTCCCGCCGGCGCCGACGGCCACCAAGGCGTCGACCCCGTCGGCGCTGTCCAGCCAGTTCCGCCTGGCCGACTTCGAGAAGCTCGCCGTCCTGGGCCGCGGGAACGGCGGCACCGTATACAAGGTCCGCCACCGGGAGACGCACGCGCTATACGCGCTCAAGGTGCAGCACTACGGCGACCCCGCCGCGGCCGCCGAGGCGGACGTGCTCAGCCGCACCGCCTCGCCCTTCGTCGTCCGGTGCCACTCCGTGCTCCCCGCCGCGGCGTCCGGCGACGTCGCGCTGCTCCTCGAGCTGGTCGACGGCGGGTCGCTCGACTCCGTCAGGACCAGCCGCGGCGCGTTCGCGGAGGCCGCGCTCGCGGAGGTGGCCGCGCAGGCGCTGTCGGGGCTGGCGTACCTCCACGCCCGCCGCATCGTGCACCTCGACGTCAAGCCGGGCAACCTCCTCGTGAGCACCGCCGGGGAGGTCAAGGTCGCCGACTTCGGCATCGCCAAGGTGCTCGCCcgcgccggcgaccactgcgcgtCGTACGCCGGCACCTCCGCTTACATGAGCCCCGAGCGCTTCGACCCGGAGGCGCACGGCGGGCACTACGACCCGTGCGCCGCCGACGTGTGGAGCCTGGGGGTCACGCTCCTTGAGCTCTTCATGGGCAGGTACCCGCTCCTCCCCGCCGGGCAGCGGCCGAGCTGGGCGGCGCTCATGTGCGCCGTCTGCTTCGGCGACCCGCCGGTGCTGCCCGAGggcgcctcctcgccggagctccggggGTTCGTCGCCGCGTGCCTGCGCAAGGACTACCGCAACAGGGCGTCCGTCGCGGAGCTGCTTGCCCACCCATTCGTCGCCGGGAGGGACGTGGCAGCGTCGAGATGCGCGCTCCGGAAGCTGGTCGCTGacgcctcgtcgccgtcgtcggacTGCCGGCATACGTAA